One region of Vitis vinifera cultivar Pinot Noir 40024 chromosome 1, ASM3070453v1 genomic DNA includes:
- the LOC100267893 gene encoding probable leucine-rich repeat receptor-like protein kinase At1g68400: MAKPTLTSLHFAFALFILHFFLLHASTSSDLEALMAFKETADAANKLTTWNVTVNPCSWYGVSCLQNRVSRLVLEGLDLQGSFQPLASLTQLRVLSLKRNRLSGPIPNLSNLTALKLLFLSYNEFSGEFPASVTSLFRLYRLDLSHNNLSGQIPETVNHLAHILTLRLEENRFSGSITGLNLPNLQDFNVSGNRLAGDIPKTLSAFPVSAFDRNAVLCGSPMPTCKNVAGDPTKPGSGGAIASPVIPGGNPAIVASSPSSIPISTTPIQPQNTRHGATGKVSPVAMIAIILGDILVLAIVSLLLYCYFWRNYAGKMRDGKSSQILEGEKIVYSSSPYPAQAGYERGRMVFFEGVKRFELEDLLRASAEMLGKGGFGTAYKAVLDDGNVVAVKRLKDAHVGGKREFEQHMEVLGRLRHPNVVNLRAYYFARDEKLLVYDYMPNGSLFWLLHGNRGPGRTPLDWTTRLKIAAGAARGLAFIHNSCKTLKLTHGNIKSTNILLDKCGSARVSDFGLSVFASSTAAPRSNGYRAPEILDGRKGSQKSDVYSFGVLLLELLTGKCPSVMENGGPGSGYGGVVDLPRWVQSVVREEWTAEVFDLELMRYKDIEEEMVGLLQIAMACTTPSPDQRPKMSYVVKMIEEIRGVEVSPSHETFDSVSDSPSVSEDTCGVSQ, encoded by the exons ATGGCGAAACCCACTCTCACCAGCTTGCATTTTGCTTTTGCTCTCTTCATCCTCCATTTCTTTCTACTCCACGCTTCTACGAGTTCTGATTTGGAAGCTTTGATGGCGTTCAAAGAAACTGCCGATGCTGCTAACAAGCTCACTACCTGGAACGTAACGGTTAATCCGTGCAGCTGGTACGGCGTTTCCTGTCTCCAGAACAGAGTGTCTCGCCTCGTGCTCGAGGGTCTCGACCTGCAAGGCAGTTTCCAGCCCCTTGCATCTCTCACTCAACTTCGAGTTCTGAGTCTCAAGCGAAACCGCCTCTCTGGCCCTATTCCGAATCTCTCCAACCTCACTGCTCTGAAGCTGCTTTTTCTTTCTTACAATGAGTTCTCGGGGGAGTTTCCCGCTTCCGTCACGTCTCTTTTCCGGCTGTACCGTCTCGATTTGTCTCACAACAACTTATCGGGCCAGATTCCGGAGACAGTCAACCACTTGGCACATATTCTTACTCTGCGTCTGGAAGAAAACCGGTTTTCCGGCAGCATTACAGGTTTGAATCTCCCGAATCTGCAGGACTTCAACGTCTCCGGAAACCGCCTCGCCGGTGATATACCGAAAACTCTTTCCGCGTTCCCTGTGTCCGCCTTTGACCGAAATGCGGTTCTCTGTGGATCTCCCATGCCAACATGCAAGAACGTCGCGGGCGACCCAACGAAACCTGGATCCGGTGGCGCAATCGCATCGCCGGTGATTCCTGGCGGAAATCCAGCAATAGTTGCCTCCTCGCCGAGCTCAATACCGATATCCACAACGCCAATCCAGCCACAAAATACTCGCCACGGTGCCACAGGAAAAGTAAGTCCAGTGGCCATGATCGCCATCATACTCGGCGACATTTTGGTCCTCGCAATAGTCTCTCTCCTTCTCTACTGCTACTTCTGGCGAAATTACGCTGGAAAAATGAGAGACGGCAAGAGCTCGCAAATCCTCGAGGGGGAAAAAATTGTGTACTCATCCAGCCCATATCCAGCCCAAGCTGGGTACGAGAGGGGTCGAATGGTGTTCTTCGAAGGCGTGAAGCGGTTCGAGCTGGAAGACTTGCTTCGAGCCTCCGCTGAGATGCTGGGCAAAGGAGGCTTCGGAACTGCCTACAAAGCCGTTCTCGACGACGGCAATGTCGTCGCCGTTAAACGACTCAAGGACGCTCACGTTGGAGGGAAACGTGAGTTCGAGCAGCATATGGAGGTGCTGGGACGGTTACGGCACCCTAACGTCGTTAATTTGAGGGCCTATTATTTTGCCAGAGACGAGAAGTTGCTGGTCTATGATTACATGCCTAATGGCAGTCTATTTTGGCTTCTTCACG GGAACCGTGGACCCGGAAGAACGCCTCTGGACTGGACCACGAGGTTGAAGATTGCAGCCGGAGCGGCGCGAGGACTGGCCTTTATTCACAACTCATGCAAGACGCTTAAACTCACCCACGGTAACATCAAGTCCACAAACATCCTCCTTGATAAATGTGGTAGCGCACGAGTTTCCGACTTTGGTCTCTCCGTCTTTGCCTCTTCAACGGCTGCACCCAGATCAAATGGCTACCGTGCCCCTGAAATATTGGACGGCCGAAAGGGCTCCCAGAAGTCTGATGTGTATTCTTTTGGGGTGCTTCTGCTGGAGCTGCTCACAGGAAAGTGCCCTTCCGTGATGGAGAACGGTGGGCCTGGGTCTGGGTACGGAGGAGTGGTGGATCTTCCACGGTGGGTGCAGTCGGTGGTGAGAGAGGAATGGACAGCGGAGGTGTTTGATTTGGAGCTGATGAGGTACAAGGATATCGAGGAGGAGATGGTTGGACTGTTGCAGATTGCAATGGCGTGCACTACCCCTTCACCAGATCAACGACCCAAGATGAGCTACGTGGTGAAAATGATCGAGGAGATACGTGGGGTGGAGGTGTCCCCCTCCCATGAAACCTTCGACTCCGTGTCGGACTCACCCTCCGTTTCAGAGGACACATGCGGAGTGAGCCAGTGA
- the LOC100247375 gene encoding LEAF RUST 10 DISEASE-RESISTANCE LOCUS RECEPTOR-LIKE PROTEIN KINASE-like 2.1, with product MICWGLSNIIVQKGTGLSHSPSILPSICICILMVHGLFMFFKSSSPPFIISTIFALLLVIEKSLCVDPYFKTCSLSRTCGGLNIGFPFYIEGLQDPLCGYLGFNVSCLHNTTILTISENPYIIHQIFYQNQTLRVSNALGNGCLPLGRDLLLPNEEFELSHPDGTDFFFFLSNCSAPLPDNLVRYKINCSGDDGASPVLAMSKGDSNWVLASEKCGREVKAPFEEKADDGSNEIGEELVRRGFMLKWRASDCSKCEESGGKCGFNITDYHFKCFCRDRAHAKYCVSRNDKGMKLRVAPAVGIGVLLAVVFFFCFWRNCKSIKRTKNQPNIEAFLRNHGSLALKRYRHSDVKKMTNSFKDKIGEGGYGDVYKGKLLDGQMVAVKVLNETKGNGEEFINEVASITRTSHINIVSLRGFCFEGPKRALIYEFMPNGSLEKYICNGHHSKTNCQLGWETLYKIAVGIARGLEYLHRGCNTRILHFDIKPHNILLSEDFCPKISDFGLAKLCTRKDSIISMLGTRGTPGYIAPEVFSRAFGGVSHKSDVYSYGMMVLDMVGGRKDVDGGSSHTSEIYFPDSIYKCIEEDEDLGLPEIMNGERECTRKMIIVSLWCIQTRPSDRPPMCQVLDMLGGSLQSLQIPPKPYLFSPPRSLQDSSTTTVS from the exons ATGATATGCTGGGGACTATCGAATATTATAGTCCAAAAAGGCACAGGTCTTTCACATTCACCATCCATCCTCCCCAGTATTTGCATCTGTATCCTAATGGTTCACGGCCTGTTCATGTTCTTCAAGTCATCCTCCCCTCCATTTATAATTTCAACCATTTTTGCTTTATTATTAGTCATAGAAAAATCACTATGCGTGGATCCATACTTCAAGACCTGCAGCCTGAGCAGAACCTGCGGTGGTTTAAATATAGGCTTCCCATTTTATATTGAAGGCCTGCAAGACCCTCTCTGTGGCTACCTTGGGTTCAACGTTTCCTGCCTCCATAACACTACAATTCTCACCATATCCGAGAACCCTTACATCATCCACCAAATTTTCTACCAAAACCAGACTCTTCGAGTCTCAAACGCCTTAGGAAATGGCTGCCTTCCTTTGGGTCGCGACCTACTCCTTCCCAATGAAGAATTTGAGCTCTCTCATCCTGATGGCACcgacttctttttctttctatccaATTGTTCAGCTCCATTGCCTGATAATCTAGTACGCTACAAGATCAATTGTTCTGGCGACGATGGAGCAAGTCCGGTTCTGGCAATGTCTAAGGGAGATTCAAACTGGGTTCTGGCGTCCGAGAAGTGCGGAAGAGAGGTAAAAGCACCTTTTGAAGAGAAGGCAGATGATGGGAGTAATGAAATTGGGGAGGAATTGGTGAGAAGAGGGTTCATGCTGAAATGGAGAGCGAGCGACTGTAGCAAGTGCGAGGAGAGTGGTGGCAAGTGTGGATTCAATATCACTGACTACCATTTCAAGTGTTTCTGCCGCGATCGTGCTCATGCTAAGTACTGTGTTTCTA GGAATGACAAGGGCATGAAGTTAAGAGTTGCTCCAG CTGTTGGCATTGGGGTTCTGTTAGCAGTAGTTTTCTTCTTCTGCTTTTGGAGGAATTGCAAATCAATCAAACGAACAAAGAACCAACCAAATATTGAGGCCTTCTTAAGAAACCATGGATCCCTGGCTCTGAAAAGATATCGTCATTCCGATGTTAAAAAGATGACCAACTCATTCAAAGATAAAATCGGTGAAGGAGGATATGGTGATGTTTACAAAGGAAAGCTGCTTGATGGCCAAATGGTAGCAGTGAAGGTCTTGAATGAAACTAAAGGTAATGGAGAAGAATTTATCAATGAGGTTGCAAGCATCACCAGGACTTCCCACATCAATATTGTCAGTCTCCGGGGCTTTTGCTTTGAGGGTCCAAAAAGAGCTTTGATTTATGAGTTTATGCCAAATGGATCTCTTGAGAAGTACATATGTAATGGACACCATTCAAAGACAAATTGCCAATTGGGATGGGAAACATTGTATAAAATTGCAGTTGGCATAGCCCGAGGATTAGAGTACTTGCACCGTGGTTGTAATACACGAATTCTGCATTTTGACATAAAGCCTCATAACATTCTTCTCAGCGAAGATTTTTGCCCAAAGATCTCTGATTTTGGCCTTGCTAAACTTTGTACCAGGAAAGATAGTATCATATCCATGTTAGGCACAAGAGGGACTCCAGGATATATCGCTCCCGAGGTATTTTCTAGAGCTTTTGGTGGGGTCTCTCACAAGTCCGATGTTTACAGTTATGGAATGATGGTCTTAGATATGGTTGGAGGGAGAAAAGATGTTGATGGTGGAAGTAGTCACACTAGTGAAATATATTTTCCAGATTCCATATACAAGTGcattgaagaagatgaagatctCGGACTGCCGGAGATTATGAATGGCGAGAGGGAGtgtacaaggaaaatgataatagTGAGCTTGTGGTGCATACAAACAAGACCCTCAGATCGGCCACCAATGTGTCAAGTGCTGGACATGTTGGGAGGGAGCCTCCAATCGTTGCAAATCCCACCGAAGCCTTACTTGTTTTCTCCTCCAAGATCACTGCAAGATTCATCAACAACAACAGTATCATGA
- the LOC100262743 gene encoding delta(7)-sterol-C5(6)-desaturase — MSLPHQSFVSSFPSQMEEYLQLFKSETDFYNQIVLGSLLPENIWRSLPHVCRTWLRNYVAGVLVYSITGFLWCFYIYYLKRDVYIRGDAIPSMKTMVLHVKASMRSLPWFAALPTFSEYAVENGWTKCFSRISEVGWFAYLVYIMAYIVFVEFVTYWIHRKLHDIKPLYKYLHVQHHSYNKQHKLSPLAGMALHPLDGLAQGAPHTIALFLVPTHLTTHLTISFFGAIWTANIHDCIDEKLWPIMGGGYHMIHHLSNRHNYGLYTIWMDWMFGTLSHPMSDGTKPN; from the exons ATGTCTcttcctcaccaaagctttgtGTCCAGTTTTCCTTCACAAATGGAAGAATACTTGCAGCTTTTCAAGAGTGAAACCGATTTCTACAACCAAATTGTGCTAGGAAGTCTGTTGCCTGAAAACATATGGAGATCTCTACCTCATGTTTGCAGGACATGGTTGAGAAACTATGTTGCAGGAGTCTTAGTTTACTCCATTACTGGGTTTTTGTGGTGTTTCTACATTTACTACCTCAAACGGGATGTTTATATTCGTGGAG ATGCCATACCTTCAATGAAGACTATGGTTTTGCACGTCAAAGCTTCCATGAGGAGTTTGCCCTGGTTTGCTGCTCTCCCAACATTTTCAGAGTATGCAGTCGAAAATGGGTGGACAAAGTGCTTTTCAAGAATAAGTGAAGTTGGCTGGTTTGCCTACTTGGTGTACATCATGGCATATATTGTTTTTGTGGAGTTCGTAACATATTGGATTCACAGAAAGTTGCATGACATAAAACCCTTGTACAAGTATCTTCATGTACAGCATCACAGTTACAACAAGCAGCACAAACTTTCTCCTCTTGCTG GCATGGCTCTTCATCCTTTGGACGGTCTAGCTCAGGGGGCACCCCATACGATAGCACTCTTCCTAGTGCCAACCCATTTAACAACCCACCTTACTATTTCATTCTTCGGGGCCATATGGACTGCAAACATTCATGACTGCATTGACGAGAAGCTGTGGCCGATAATGGGAGGGGGTTATCATATGATACATCATTTGTCAAACCGCCATAACTATGGTCTTTACACGATATGGATGGATTGGATGTTCGGAACTCTCTCTCATCCTATGTCCGATGGAACCAAGCCAAACTGA
- the LOC100257622 gene encoding delta(7)-sterol-C5(6)-desaturase isoform X2 → MEEYLQLFKNETDFYNQILLGSLLPENIWRSLPHVCRTWLRNYVAGVLIYSITGFLWCFYIYHLKRDVYIRGGAIPSMKTIVLHIKVTMRSLPWFAALPTFSEYAVERGWTKCFSRISEVGWFAYLVYIMAYIAVVEFLTYWAHRKLHDIKPLYKYLHAQHHSYNKQHKISPFAGLALHPLDGIAQGGPHEIAIFLVPTHFTTHLTVVFLGAIWSANIHDCIDEKMWPLMGGGYHVIHHLSNRHNYGLYTIWMDWMFGTLSHPVSNPTKPN, encoded by the exons ATGGAAGAATACTTGCAGCTTTTCAAGAATGAAACCGATTTCTATAACCAAATTCTGCTGGGAAGTCTGTTGCCTGAAAACATATGGAGATCTCTACCTCATGTTTGCAGGACATGGTTGAGAAACTATGTTGCAGGAGTCTTAATTTACTCCATTACTGGATTTTTGTGGTGTTTCTACATTTACCACCTCAAACGGGATGTTTATATTCGTGGAG GTGCCATACCCTCAATGAAGACCATTGTTTTGCACATTAAAGTTACCATGAGGAGCCTGCCCTGGTTCGCTGCTCTCCCAACATTTTCAGAGTATGCAGTTGAAAGAGGGTGGacaaagtgtttttcaagaatAAGTGAAGTTGGCTGGTTTGCCTACTTGGTGTACATCATGGCGTATATTGCTGTTGTGGAGTTCCTAACATATTGGGCTCACAGAAAGTTGCATGACATCAAACCCCTGTACAAGTATCTTCATGCGCAGCATCACAGTTACAACAAGCAGCACAAAATTTCTCCTTTTGCCG GCTTGGCTCTTCATCCTTTGGACGGTATAGCTCAGGGAGGGCCCCATGAGATAGCAATCTTCCTGGTGCCAACCCATTTCACAACTCACCTCACTGTTGTATTCTTGGGGGCCATATGGTCTGCAAATATTCATGACTGCATTGATGAGAAGATGTGGCCGCTAATGGGAGGGGGTTATCATGTAATACATCATTTGTCAAACCGCCATAACTATGGTCTTTACACAATATGGATGGATTGGATGTTTGGAACTCTCTCTCATCCTGTTTCCAACCCAACCAAGCCAAACTGA
- the LOC100250702 gene encoding glycosyltransferase BC10, translated as MPISHSYIKAHKEMKQCRFTLFVKELSIRIRREVREGSFQITTTIVFCLSVAFFVVILGMFINDHVRKFIVSEEFYLPQLTKFSQLSPWSPYSQFLCNTSLFSSPTLPPLNSSTSSRALRDLIAPKELWHSMNDKELMWRASMVPHFVDYPYDRTPKVAFMFLSRGRLPLASLWEKFFKGHAGLYSIYLHTSPEFNTEMPESSVFYKRRIPSKSVDWGKATMVDAERRLLANALLDFSNERFVLLSETCIPLFNFTTIYKYLINSNHSFVSSFDDPRHIGRGRYNKRMFPTVTLPDWRKGSQWFEVHRKLAIEIVSDVTYYPIFQEHCRPPCYMDEHYLATLVNKLRPDLNSNRSITWVDWSRGGSHPTKFVRKDVSEAFLNQARHGFNCSYNSGLSSICFLFARKFHPSTLEPLLRIAPSLLGFDP; from the exons ATGCCAATTTCTCACTCTTACATTAAGGCACACAAAGAGATGAAGCAGTGCAGGTTCACCTTGTTTGTCAAAGAACTGTCAATACGCATTAGAAGGGAGGTTAGAGAAGGGAGTTTTCAGATCACAACTACTATAGTCTTCTGTTTGTCAGTAGCATTTTTTGTGGTCATTCTGGGAATGTTCATCAATGATCATGTTAGGAAGTTCATAGTCTCAGAGGAATTCTACTTACCTCAACTCACTAAATTTTCTCAGCTGTCACCTTGGTCTCCATATTCACAGTTTCTATGCAACACttccttgttttcttctcctaCCTTGCCGCCGTTGAATTCCTCAACTAGTAGTAGAGCATTGAGAGATTTGATAGCTCCCAAGGAACTATGGCATTCCATGAACGATAAAGAGCTGATGTGGCGAGCATCAATGGTTCCTCATTTTGTGGATTACCCATATGATCGGACCCCAAAAGTGGCATTCATGTTTTTAAGCAGGGGAAGATTGCCATTGGCATCACTTTGGGAGAAGTTCTTCAAAGGTCATGCAGGGCTATACTCAATTTACCTCCATACTTCACCAGAATTCAACACTGAGATGCCAGAATCCTCGGTGTTTTACAAGCGCAGAATACCAAGCAAG TCAGTTGACTGGGGAAAGGCAACAATGGTGGATGCTGAGAGGCGCCTGCTAGCGAATGCCCTCCTTGACTTCTCCAATGAGAGATTTGTTCTACTCTCAGAGACATGCATTCCTTTATTCAACTTCACCACCATCTACAAATACCTCATCAACTCTAACCACAGCTTTGTCAGCTCTTTTGATGATCCTAGACACATCGGCCGTGGCCGTTACAACAAACGAATGTTTCCAACTGTGACATTGCCTGATTGGCGCAAAGGGTCCCAATGGTTTGAAGTCCACCGGAAGCTCGCCATTGAGATAGTGTCAGATGTGACATACTACCCCATCTTTCAAGAACATTGCAGGCCTCCTTGTTACATGGATGAACACTACTTAGCAACTCTTGTGAATAAGCTCCGCCCAGACCTGAACTCAAATAGGAGCATCACTTGGGTTGATTGGTCCAGGGGTGGCTCACACCCAACAAAGTTTGTGAGGAAGGATGTTTCAGAAGCGTTTCTGAATCAGGCAAGACATGGGTTTAATTGTTCTTATAATAGTGGTTTGAGCTCTATTTGCTTCCTTTTTGCCAGGAAATTTCATCCTAGCACTCTAGAGCCTTTGCTAAGGATAGCTCCCTCACTGCTTGGTTTTGACCCCTAG
- the LOC100257622 gene encoding delta(7)-sterol-C5(6)-desaturase isoform X1: MEEYLQLFKNETDFYNQILLGSLLPENIWRSLPHVCRTWLRNYVAGVLIYSITGFLWCFYIYHLKRDVYIRGAGAIPSMKTIVLHIKVTMRSLPWFAALPTFSEYAVERGWTKCFSRISEVGWFAYLVYIMAYIAVVEFLTYWAHRKLHDIKPLYKYLHAQHHSYNKQHKISPFAGLALHPLDGIAQGGPHEIAIFLVPTHFTTHLTVVFLGAIWSANIHDCIDEKMWPLMGGGYHVIHHLSNRHNYGLYTIWMDWMFGTLSHPVSNPTKPN; encoded by the exons ATGGAAGAATACTTGCAGCTTTTCAAGAATGAAACCGATTTCTATAACCAAATTCTGCTGGGAAGTCTGTTGCCTGAAAACATATGGAGATCTCTACCTCATGTTTGCAGGACATGGTTGAGAAACTATGTTGCAGGAGTCTTAATTTACTCCATTACTGGATTTTTGTGGTGTTTCTACATTTACCACCTCAAACGGGATGTTTATATTCGTGGAG CAGGTGCCATACCCTCAATGAAGACCATTGTTTTGCACATTAAAGTTACCATGAGGAGCCTGCCCTGGTTCGCTGCTCTCCCAACATTTTCAGAGTATGCAGTTGAAAGAGGGTGGacaaagtgtttttcaagaatAAGTGAAGTTGGCTGGTTTGCCTACTTGGTGTACATCATGGCGTATATTGCTGTTGTGGAGTTCCTAACATATTGGGCTCACAGAAAGTTGCATGACATCAAACCCCTGTACAAGTATCTTCATGCGCAGCATCACAGTTACAACAAGCAGCACAAAATTTCTCCTTTTGCCG GCTTGGCTCTTCATCCTTTGGACGGTATAGCTCAGGGAGGGCCCCATGAGATAGCAATCTTCCTGGTGCCAACCCATTTCACAACTCACCTCACTGTTGTATTCTTGGGGGCCATATGGTCTGCAAATATTCATGACTGCATTGATGAGAAGATGTGGCCGCTAATGGGAGGGGGTTATCATGTAATACATCATTTGTCAAACCGCCATAACTATGGTCTTTACACAATATGGATGGATTGGATGTTTGGAACTCTCTCTCATCCTGTTTCCAACCCAACCAAGCCAAACTGA
- the LOC100245576 gene encoding glycosyltransferase BC10: protein MKSQNQNSLATTINLLGSRWNPLHLFSCFFFFAFGLTFGIILSFNLKNFSFNLQVTQSSPSPSASASAPPPSPLVSPLPASTYPTNETSKAGRRIGLSEYMKPPNAMHDMDDEELPWRASMAPQIREFPFKRVPKVAFMFLTKGPLPLAPLWELFFKGHEGLYSIYVHSHPSFNETEPENSVFHDRRIPSKEVQWGKFNMIEAERRLLANALLDFSNYHFVLLSESCIPLFNFSTIYSYLMNSTRNYVQTYDFPGPVGRGRYKEQMYPTITIEQWRKGSQWFAVDRNLATEIISDQTYFPIFQKHCKSSCYADEHYLPTFVGIKFWERSANRSLTWVDWSRGGAHPARFMRWDVTIESLKRLRSEGRCDYNGKSTNICFLFARKVMPSALERLLRFAPKVMHFNS from the exons ATGAAGAGTCAAAACCAAAATTCACTGGCCACAACTATCAATCTCCTTGGTTCACGATGGAATCCTCTCCATCtcttttcttgtttcttcttctttgcatTTGGTCTAACCTTTGGAATCATACTCAGTTTCAATCTCAAAAACTTCTCATTTAATCTCCAAGTCACTCAATCATCCCCCTCCCCATCAGCATCAGCATCAGCACCACCCCCATCCCCACTGGTTTCCCCATTGCCAGCATCAACCTATCCCACAAATGAAACTTCAAAAGCCGGCCGTCGCATAGGACTGAGCGAATATATGAAGCCGCCTAATGCTATGCACGACATGGATGATGAGGAGTTGCCATGGAGGGCTTCAATGGCTCCTCAGATTCGTGAGTTTCCATTCAAAAGAGTTCCCAAGGTTGCTTTCATGTTCTTGACCAAGGGGCCGTTACCACTGGCTCCTCTGTGGGAGTTGTTCTTCAAAGGGCATGAAGGGCTCTACTCAATTTATGTGCACTCACATCCATCATTCAACGAAACCGAGCCGGAAAATTCAGTGTTTCATGATCGAAGAATTCCCAGTAAG GAAGTTCAATGGGGAAAGTTTAACATGATTGAAGCTGAACGCCGTCTACTAGCCAATGCTCTCCTTGATTTCTCAAACTACCATTTTGTTCTCCTCTCAGAATCATGCATACCCCTCTTCAATTTCTCAACCATCTACTCTTACCTCATGAACTCCACACGAAATTATGTACAGACCTATGATTTCCCTGGTCCAGTTGGCCGTGGCCGATACAAAGAGCAAATGTATCCAACAATCACAATTGAACAATGGAGAAAGGGGTCCCAGTGGTTTGCGGTGGATCGAAATCTAGCCACGGAAATAATCTCTGACCAAACTTATTTTCCCATATTCCAAAAGCACTGCAAGTCTTCATGCTATGCTGATGAACACTACTTGCCAACATTTGTGGGTATAAAATTTTGGGAGAGGAGTGCAAATCGAAGCTTGACTTGGGTTGATTGGTCAAGGGGTGGGGCTCACCCAGCTAGGTTCATGAGGTGGGACGTGACCATTGAGTCTTTGAAGAGGTTGAGGAGTGAGGGTAGATGTGACTACAATGGGAAGAGCACCAATATCTGTTTCTTGTTTGCAAGGAAGGTCATGCCAAGCGCTTTGGAGAGGCTGTTGAGGTTTGCACCTAAGGTCATGCACTTCAATTCTTAG